The Blautia hydrogenotrophica DSM 10507 genome window below encodes:
- a CDS encoding Ig-like domain-containing protein, which yields MAREKSYWMGMIGLLFVLALILCGPQKVEAAKIGLNAKRATVYVDQTVTLKMEGTKKKVSYSSEDTSVATVSKKGTVYGKKPGKTTVTAKVGNQEYSCKVTVVKVTEKTYNYWISKMAQEGEQAGITEDLNDYEWSWRETEVGQTCSMMPLYTEEGIRYIAADLNGDGTLDWMLFDGSYIYVFTVHDNKVKTAAVIRGAVDFDMPPEVSYQESTGTFTVSQMLEARTSGMMVLKLKDGVCEQVTTLHDSVGQMEADGSVPHYYFKNGKQTTEQEYMADNQKYCQGGEAFIWGP from the coding sequence ATGGCTAGAGAGAAAAGTTATTGGATGGGAATGATTGGTCTGCTTTTTGTGTTGGCACTCATTCTGTGCGGACCGCAAAAGGTGGAAGCTGCGAAAATCGGACTAAACGCGAAGCGGGCAACTGTCTATGTAGATCAGACGGTGACATTAAAAATGGAAGGGACAAAGAAGAAGGTTTCCTATTCTAGTGAAGATACCAGTGTAGCGACAGTATCTAAAAAAGGCACAGTCTACGGAAAAAAGCCTGGAAAGACTACAGTGACGGCAAAAGTGGGAAATCAAGAATATTCCTGTAAGGTCACGGTAGTAAAGGTGACGGAGAAGACTTACAATTATTGGATTTCCAAGATGGCCCAGGAAGGAGAACAGGCGGGGATCACGGAAGACCTGAATGATTACGAATGGAGCTGGAGAGAGACAGAGGTAGGGCAGACCTGTTCCATGATGCCTCTGTATACGGAAGAAGGAATTCGGTATATTGCTGCGGATTTAAACGGAGATGGAACTTTGGACTGGATGCTGTTTGATGGCAGTTATATCTATGTATTTACAGTGCATGATAACAAAGTTAAAACGGCCGCAGTGATTCGGGGCGCCGTGGACTTTGATATGCCGCCTGAGGTTTCGTATCAGGAATCCACCGGTACTTTTACCGTGAGTCAGATGTTGGAGGCCAGAACCAGCGGCATGATGGTTTTAAAGTTGAAAGACGGAGTTTGTGAGCAGGTGACGACTCTGCATGATTCAGTGGGCCAGATGGAAGCTGACGGCTCAGTGCCCCACTATTATTTTAAAAACGGCAAACAGACGACAGAGCAAGAGTATATGGCAGACAACCAGAAATACTGTCAGGGTGGAGAGGCTTTCATCTGGGGACCGTGA
- a CDS encoding glycoside hydrolase domain-containing protein yields the protein MDLWQYPYASAGYYGLPPFLPEHVAIVVNLMKLYRKAGEKKGTASIVKEPWYHQTWCDYSSMIKWKRQENKWSFDYTDFDK from the coding sequence TTGGATTTATGGCAGTATCCGTATGCCAGTGCTGGATATTACGGTCTTCCGCCCTTTTTACCGGAACATGTGGCGATTGTGGTAAACCTTATGAAACTATACAGAAAGGCTGGTGAAAAGAAGGGAACTGCCTCCATTGTCAAAGAACCCTGGTATCATCAGACCTGGTGCGACTATTCTTCTATGATAAAATGGAAAAGACAAGAGAATAAATGGAGTTTTGATTACACGGATTTTGACAAGTAG
- the hrcA gene encoding heat-inducible transcriptional repressor HrcA, with the protein MDERLSERKRKILHAIIQNYLESGEPVGSRTISKYTDLNLSSATIRNEMSDLEELGYIVQPHTSAGRIPSDKGYRLYVDELMREKEDEISEIRELMIERTDKMEKVLKQVVKVLASNTNYATLISAPQCTSNRLKFIQLSRVSDLQLLAVVVAEGNLIRNKIIELEERMDDETILKLNLLLNTNLNGLQIAEINLGLIARLKEQAGIHSGVVATVLDEVAMTIQLEEEPEIYTSGATNIFKYPELSDSTRASELISAFEEKQQLVELVKDTMGTDENTGIQVYIGNETPIQTMKDCSVVTATYQLGNGLQGTIGIIGPKRMDYENVVDSLKTLKTQLDNIFKKKT; encoded by the coding sequence TTGGATGAGAGATTGAGTGAGCGTAAACGGAAAATACTGCATGCAATCATTCAGAACTATCTGGAGAGCGGAGAGCCGGTGGGCTCGAGAACGATTTCCAAATACACGGATTTGAATCTAAGTTCCGCGACAATCCGTAACGAAATGTCTGATCTGGAAGAATTAGGCTACATTGTGCAGCCCCACACTTCCGCAGGCCGGATTCCTTCTGACAAGGGATATCGTCTGTATGTGGATGAACTGATGCGAGAGAAAGAAGATGAGATTTCAGAAATCCGTGAGCTGATGATAGAGCGAACGGATAAGATGGAGAAAGTGTTAAAGCAGGTGGTCAAGGTTTTGGCTTCCAATACTAATTATGCAACTTTGATCTCAGCTCCGCAGTGTACCAGCAATCGCCTGAAATTCATTCAGCTTTCCAGGGTCAGTGATTTGCAACTTTTGGCGGTGGTCGTAGCGGAAGGAAATCTGATTCGAAATAAGATCATCGAATTGGAAGAGAGAATGGACGATGAGACCATTTTGAAGCTGAATTTACTGCTAAATACAAATTTGAATGGCTTGCAGATTGCAGAGATCAATCTGGGACTGATTGCCAGGCTAAAGGAGCAGGCGGGAATTCATAGCGGTGTGGTTGCCACCGTGCTGGATGAAGTGGCCATGACCATACAACTGGAGGAGGAACCAGAGATCTACACTTCAGGGGCGACGAATATTTTTAAGTATCCTGAGCTGAGTGACAGTACCCGCGCCAGTGAGCTGATTTCAGCGTTTGAGGAAAAACAGCAGTTGGTGGAGCTTGTAAAAGATACCATGGGTACGGATGAAAATACAGGAATTCAGGTCTACATCGGTAATGAGACGCCGATTCAGACAATGAAAGATTGCAGTGTGGTGACTGCCACTTATCAGTTGGGAAATGGTCTTCAAGGCACGATTGGGATTATCGGACCCAAACGTATGGATTACGAAAATGTGGTAGATAGTTTGAAAACACTGAAAACCCAGTTGGACAATATATTCAAGAAAAAAACCTAG
- a CDS encoding acyltransferase domain-containing protein gives MDRKQFMEQIGLPEKARSCVLKYMMPEYAYQNWRNIFYKNETRFFQEIEKSREKEFMLLYLYLRFAEDLYPAYKGAGIPDCVYYDTFSDLTVWSAHCFKKKCIIGLTEEKWLKLHLKMKLFRLGRLQFEKDTAEKSIHIHIPEGGTLSPKACGESIQQARGFFGDSYKLFDCESWLLSPVLLELLNAESNIIRFQKRFRVLRVNKKVRQAEERVFGEIRVDKQLYPENTALQKSLKRCLLNGRNPGVGYGILI, from the coding sequence TTGGACAGAAAACAATTTATGGAGCAGATCGGGCTTCCAGAAAAAGCTCGTTCCTGTGTTTTAAAATACATGATGCCGGAATATGCGTACCAGAACTGGAGGAATATTTTTTATAAGAATGAGACAAGATTTTTCCAGGAGATAGAGAAAAGCAGGGAAAAAGAGTTTATGCTTTTGTATCTATATCTTCGGTTTGCAGAAGATTTATATCCGGCCTATAAAGGCGCAGGAATCCCAGATTGCGTTTACTATGATACATTTTCAGATCTTACAGTCTGGTCGGCGCATTGCTTCAAGAAAAAGTGTATCATTGGTCTTACAGAGGAGAAGTGGCTGAAACTTCATCTAAAAATGAAATTGTTTCGTTTGGGGCGCCTTCAATTTGAAAAAGACACAGCAGAAAAATCCATTCACATTCATATTCCAGAGGGAGGAACTCTCTCCCCCAAAGCCTGCGGTGAGTCCATTCAGCAGGCAAGGGGATTTTTTGGTGATAGCTATAAGCTGTTTGACTGTGAATCGTGGCTGTTATCTCCTGTACTGTTGGAATTGTTAAACGCAGAAAGCAATATTATCCGATTTCAGAAAAGGTTTCGGGTGCTTAGGGTGAATAAAAAAGTACGCCAGGCTGAGGAAAGGGTTTTTGGCGAAATTCGTGTCGATAAGCAGTTGTATCCGGAGAACACGGCACTTCAAAAGTCTCTGAAACGCTGTCTGCTAAATGGTAGGAATCCAGGTGTCGGATACGGAATTTTAATTTGA
- the dnaJ gene encoding molecular chaperone DnaJ, with protein MAEKRDLYEVLGVDRNADEATLKKAYRKLAKKYHPDVNPGDKDAEQKFKEATNAYAILSDPQKRKQYDQFGHAAFENGGAGGGAGGFGGFGGFDFNGADMGDIFGDIFGDLFGGGRSRRTQNGPMRGANLRARLNITFEEAVFGCEKELEIMLKDSCSTCHGTGAKPGTSPVTCPRCHGEGQIVTTSQSMFGMVRNVQTCPDCHGTGKIIKEKCSDCRGTGYISSRKKIQVSVPAGIDDGQSIRIRDKGEPGVNGGPRGDLLVEISVARHPIFQRQDMNIFSTAPITFAQAALGGEVKISTVDGDVVYEVKPGTQTDTRIRLKGKGVPSLRNKNMRGDHYVTLVVQVPTKLNEKAKEALREFDEACGNRPFSKPEKKKKGFMDKVKEAFEE; from the coding sequence ATGGCAGAGAAAAGAGATTTGTATGAGGTCCTTGGTGTTGACCGAAATGCAGATGAGGCGACATTAAAGAAGGCATATCGTAAGCTGGCTAAAAAGTATCACCCGGATGTGAATCCGGGTGATAAAGATGCCGAGCAAAAATTTAAGGAGGCCACAAACGCATACGCGATTTTGAGCGATCCCCAGAAGAGAAAACAGTACGATCAGTTCGGTCATGCAGCTTTTGAGAATGGCGGTGCAGGCGGCGGAGCCGGAGGCTTCGGCGGTTTTGGCGGTTTTGACTTCAACGGCGCGGATATGGGTGACATTTTCGGAGATATTTTTGGGGATCTCTTTGGCGGCGGCAGAAGCAGGAGAACGCAGAATGGTCCTATGAGAGGGGCAAATCTGCGGGCGAGGCTGAATATTACCTTTGAGGAAGCTGTGTTTGGCTGTGAGAAGGAATTGGAAATCATGCTAAAGGACTCTTGCTCTACCTGTCACGGTACCGGAGCGAAACCAGGGACTAGTCCTGTGACCTGTCCGAGATGTCACGGGGAAGGCCAGATTGTGACCACGAGCCAGAGCATGTTCGGCATGGTGCGGAATGTACAGACCTGCCCGGATTGCCATGGAACTGGAAAGATCATCAAAGAGAAATGTTCAGACTGCCGTGGAACTGGGTATATTTCGTCCCGCAAGAAAATTCAGGTGTCTGTGCCGGCTGGAATTGATGACGGACAGAGTATACGAATTCGGGACAAAGGAGAACCGGGAGTCAATGGGGGACCGAGAGGCGATTTGCTGGTGGAGATTTCTGTGGCAAGGCATCCGATTTTCCAGAGACAGGATATGAATATCTTCTCGACAGCGCCGATTACTTTTGCTCAGGCAGCTCTCGGTGGAGAAGTGAAAATCAGTACGGTGGACGGAGATGTAGTGTACGAGGTGAAGCCGGGTACACAGACAGATACCAGAATAAGACTGAAGGGAAAAGGAGTTCCGTCCCTGCGTAATAAAAATATGCGCGGTGATCATTATGTGACTCTGGTAGTGCAGGTTCCAACGAAGCTAAATGAAAAGGCGAAGGAGGCACTCAGAGAGTTCGATGAGGCATGTGGGAATCGCCCATTTTCCAAACCAGAGAAGAAGAAAAAAGGCTTCATGGATAAAGTAAAAGAAGCTTTTGAAGAGTGA
- a CDS encoding Cna B-type domain-containing protein has protein sequence MINRVKVLYKRGGILAAILMSCMVFTTQPVCAGEAEQTGEIHLKYTPVQEAQFWVYRVGDITDSWEFELTGEFKEFQMDLNALDTESMAAAAQTLASYVKADRIEADHSGRTDMNGDLYFSGLAKGVYLIDGESIIHEGVRYDPVPVLVTVPSMNEAGEWVYETEVETKYETFIPTGEKKEYRIVKYWSNDGDGSVRPKDITVEILKDGERHSVQTLSEENDWSYVWKTEDDGSVWQVVERNIPEGYTVMVEKNQTAFMISNTYREEGKEPPKTGDGTALLYTAILLFLSGLILIIAGLTIWRRKRDAKQVHKR, from the coding sequence ATGATAAATAGAGTAAAAGTGTTATACAAAAGAGGAGGCATTCTGGCGGCAATTCTTATGTCCTGTATGGTATTTACAACACAGCCGGTCTGTGCCGGGGAAGCGGAGCAGACGGGAGAAATACATCTGAAATATACTCCTGTGCAGGAGGCGCAGTTCTGGGTATACCGCGTGGGCGATATCACCGACAGTTGGGAGTTTGAGCTTACAGGTGAATTTAAGGAGTTCCAGATGGATTTAAATGCTCTTGATACTGAAAGTATGGCAGCGGCAGCGCAGACTCTGGCCTCCTATGTGAAAGCAGACAGAATCGAAGCGGATCATTCAGGGCGTACAGATATGAATGGAGATCTGTATTTCAGCGGTCTTGCAAAGGGCGTGTATCTGATTGACGGAGAAAGTATTATTCATGAAGGCGTTCGATATGATCCGGTACCTGTGCTTGTGACAGTTCCTTCTATGAACGAAGCTGGAGAGTGGGTATATGAGACTGAAGTAGAGACAAAATACGAGACATTTATACCGACCGGCGAGAAGAAGGAGTATAGGATTGTAAAGTACTGGAGCAACGATGGGGACGGCTCAGTCAGACCAAAGGATATTACTGTTGAAATTTTAAAGGACGGAGAGCGGCACAGTGTTCAGACTCTGTCGGAGGAGAACGACTGGTCGTACGTGTGGAAAACAGAGGACGACGGAAGTGTATGGCAGGTTGTAGAGCGGAATATACCGGAAGGGTATACGGTCATGGTCGAGAAAAACCAGACTGCCTTTATGATCTCCAACACATACAGGGAAGAGGGCAAAGAACCTCCGAAGACAGGAGATGGGACGGCTCTGTTATATACCGCTATTCTTCTTTTCCTCAGCGGACTCATACTTATTATCGCGGGACTGACGATTTGGAGAAGGAAGAGAGATGCAAAGCAGGTTCATAAAAGATAA
- the uvrB gene encoding excinuclease ABC subunit UvrB produces MEKKEKLFHLVSEYKPTGDQPEAIKKLVKGFKEGNQCQTLLGVTGSGKTFTMANVIEQLQKPTLIIAHNKTLAAQLYGEFKEFFPDNSVEYFVSYYDYYQPEAYVPSTDTYIAKDSSINDEIEKLRLSATAALSERRDVIIISSVSCIYGLGSPDDYQNMVISLRPGMTKDRDEVIRQLIDIQYTRNEMDFQRGTFRVRGDVLEIFPADYSESAIRVEFFGDEVDRISEVDVLTGEIKCELNHIAVFPASHYVVPMEQILKAADEIEKELAQRVSYFKGEDKLLEAQRISERTNFDVEMMKETGFCSGIENYSRHLSGLAPGEPPYTLVDYFGDDFLIIIDESHKTVPQIRGMYAGDQSRKQTLVDYGFRLPSAKDNRPLNFQEFESKIDQILFVSATPGEYEEEHELLRAEQIIRPTGLLDPKVEVRPVEGQIDDLVSEVNKEVEKHHKVLITTLTKRMAEDLTDYMRDLGIRVKYLHSDIDTLERTQIIRDMRLDVFDVLVGINLLREGLDIPEITLVAILDADKEGFLRSETSLIQTIGRAARNSEGRVLMYADVMTDSMRMAIDETERRRALQEAYNQEHGITPKTIQKSVRDLISISKAVAQTESQLEKDPESMSKKELEKLIQKVEKQMKVAAADLNFEQAAQLRDKMIELKKNLAELEKVEL; encoded by the coding sequence GTGGAAAAAAAAGAAAAATTATTTCATTTAGTATCAGAATATAAGCCCACAGGTGATCAACCGGAGGCGATAAAAAAACTTGTAAAAGGATTCAAGGAAGGTAATCAATGCCAGACTTTACTAGGGGTTACGGGTTCTGGCAAGACATTTACGATGGCAAATGTGATTGAGCAGTTACAAAAGCCGACGTTGATCATTGCACACAATAAGACACTGGCAGCTCAGTTGTACGGAGAATTTAAAGAATTTTTCCCAGATAATTCTGTAGAGTATTTCGTCTCCTACTACGACTACTACCAACCGGAGGCCTACGTCCCTTCCACAGATACGTATATCGCTAAGGATTCCTCCATCAACGATGAGATTGAGAAGCTTCGCCTGTCAGCAACAGCGGCTTTGAGTGAACGCAGGGATGTGATTATTATTTCCAGTGTCTCCTGCATATACGGACTGGGAAGTCCGGATGACTATCAGAACATGGTCATCTCTCTCAGACCGGGAATGACAAAAGATCGGGATGAGGTGATTCGCCAGCTGATCGACATACAGTACACGCGCAATGAGATGGATTTTCAGAGAGGAACATTCCGAGTCCGGGGAGACGTGTTGGAGATCTTTCCTGCGGATTACTCGGAATCTGCGATCCGCGTGGAGTTTTTCGGGGATGAGGTGGACCGAATCTCAGAAGTGGATGTCCTAACGGGGGAGATTAAGTGCGAGCTAAATCACATCGCAGTTTTTCCAGCGTCCCACTATGTAGTTCCCATGGAACAGATTCTCAAGGCGGCTGACGAAATTGAGAAAGAGCTGGCACAGAGAGTTTCCTATTTTAAAGGAGAGGACAAACTCTTAGAGGCACAGAGAATTTCAGAGAGAACGAATTTCGACGTGGAGATGATGAAGGAGACAGGTTTTTGCTCGGGGATTGAGAACTATTCGAGGCATTTGTCGGGATTGGCACCAGGAGAACCGCCCTATACTCTGGTAGATTATTTTGGAGATGACTTTCTGATCATTATCGACGAGTCCCATAAGACGGTGCCGCAGATTCGTGGCATGTATGCGGGAGACCAGTCCAGAAAACAGACATTGGTGGATTATGGATTCCGGCTGCCTTCAGCGAAAGACAACCGGCCATTGAATTTTCAGGAGTTCGAGAGCAAGATTGACCAGATTCTGTTTGTATCTGCGACTCCTGGGGAATATGAGGAGGAGCATGAGCTTTTAAGAGCAGAGCAGATCATAAGACCAACGGGACTTTTAGACCCCAAGGTGGAAGTGCGTCCGGTGGAGGGGCAGATTGACGACCTGGTGAGTGAGGTGAACAAGGAAGTGGAGAAACATCATAAAGTTTTGATTACCACGCTGACCAAGAGAATGGCGGAGGACCTCACTGATTACATGAGAGATCTGGGAATACGGGTGAAATACCTTCACTCCGATATCGACACTCTAGAGCGGACTCAGATTATCCGGGATATGCGCCTGGATGTCTTTGACGTGCTGGTGGGAATCAATTTGCTGAGGGAAGGACTAGATATCCCGGAGATCACCCTAGTGGCGATTCTGGATGCGGACAAGGAGGGCTTTCTTAGATCAGAAACTTCTTTGATTCAGACGATAGGCCGTGCAGCCCGTAATAGCGAAGGACGGGTGCTGATGTACGCGGATGTGATGACGGATTCTATGCGGATGGCTATTGACGAGACAGAGCGGCGCCGTGCGCTGCAGGAGGCGTACAATCAAGAACATGGAATTACGCCTAAGACGATTCAGAAATCAGTGAGAGATCTGATCAGCATCTCTAAGGCGGTAGCTCAGACGGAGAGTCAGTTGGAGAAAGATCCGGAGTCCATGAGTAAAAAAGAGCTGGAAAAACTGATTCAGAAAGTGGAGAAGCAGATGAAGGTAGCGGCGGCGGACTTGAACTTTGAACAGGCGGCACAGCTTCGTGATAAGATGATTGAGTTGAAAAAAAATCTAGCAGAATTGGAAAAAGTTGAGTTGTAA
- the grpE gene encoding nucleotide exchange factor GrpE: protein MSEEKKVQEEMEKQETVQEEPSETEVNSETEEKGTDDVDTSSDSAKTEEVQENKEASENEAPKGKTSFFGKKKEKKDKKDQQIADLTDRLQRTMAEFDNFRKRTEKEKASMYIIGAKEIVEKILPVVDNFERGLATAQEGDAFADGMKMIYKQLMTTLDELGVKPIEAVGQPFDPNYHNAVMHVEDESLGENVVAEELQKGYTYKDFVIRHSMVKVAN from the coding sequence ATGTCAGAGGAGAAGAAAGTTCAGGAGGAAATGGAAAAACAGGAGACTGTGCAGGAAGAACCATCTGAGACTGAAGTAAATTCAGAGACAGAAGAAAAAGGCACAGACGATGTAGATACATCAAGCGATAGCGCTAAGACAGAAGAAGTCCAGGAAAATAAGGAAGCTTCTGAGAATGAGGCGCCTAAGGGAAAGACTTCTTTCTTTGGAAAAAAGAAAGAGAAAAAGGATAAAAAGGACCAACAGATTGCAGATTTGACAGATCGCTTGCAAAGGACTATGGCAGAATTTGACAATTTCCGCAAGAGGACAGAAAAGGAAAAGGCCAGTATGTACATCATCGGGGCGAAGGAGATTGTAGAAAAGATTCTTCCAGTGGTGGACAATTTTGAGAGAGGACTTGCGACAGCGCAGGAAGGAGATGCCTTTGCAGATGGTATGAAGATGATCTACAAACAGCTTATGACGACATTGGATGAGCTGGGAGTGAAGCCCATTGAGGCGGTTGGTCAGCCTTTCGATCCTAACTACCACAACGCGGTAATGCATGTGGAGGACGAGAGCTTAGGAGAAAATGTGGTGGCGGAGGAGTTGCAGAAAGGTTATACTTACAAAGATTTTGTCATTCGCCACAGCATGGTAAAAGTAGCAAATTGA
- the dnaK gene encoding molecular chaperone DnaK, with protein sequence MGKIIGIDLGTTNSCVAVMEGGQPTVIANTEGARTTPSVVAFTKTGERLVGEPAKRQAVTNAEKTISSIKREMGTDYRVNIDGKKYSPQEISAMILQKLKKDAEDYLGETVNEAVITVPAYFNDAQRQATKDAGKIAGLDVKRIINEPTAAALAYGLDNEKEQKIMVYDLGGGTFDVSIIEIGDGVIEVLSTAGNNRLGGDDFDQKVTDYMLAEFKKNEGVDLSADKMALQRLKEAAEKAKKELSSATTTNINLPFITATAEGPKHFDMNLSRAKFDELTHDLVEKTAEPVRRALSDAGITASELGQVLLVGGSTRIPAVQDKVRQLTGKEPSKTLNPDECVALGASVQGGKLAGDTGAGDILLLDVTPLSLSIETMGGIATRLIERNTTIPTKKSQIFSTAADNQTAVDINVVQGERQFARDNKSLGQFRLDGIPPARRGVPQIEVTFDIDANGIVNVSAKDLGTGKEQHITITAGSNMSDEDIEKAVKEAAEFEAQDKKRKEAIDARNDADSMVFQTEKALEEAGDKLDASDKAAVEADLNALKDLLNQSKPEETTEAQVAEIKAAQEKLMQGAQKLFAKMYEQTQQAGGPNPDMGGNAGNAGGDEAGYGDDVVDADYKEV encoded by the coding sequence ATGGGAAAGATTATTGGTATTGACTTAGGAACAACCAACAGTTGTGTAGCTGTTATGGAGGGCGGCCAGCCCACCGTTATCGCGAATACTGAGGGAGCAAGAACAACTCCGTCTGTGGTAGCATTTACAAAGACTGGAGAGAGATTGGTGGGAGAGCCTGCAAAACGTCAGGCAGTTACCAATGCAGAGAAGACAATCTCTTCCATCAAAAGAGAGATGGGCACCGATTACCGTGTAAATATTGATGGAAAGAAATATTCACCTCAGGAAATCTCAGCTATGATCCTACAAAAATTAAAGAAAGACGCAGAGGATTATCTGGGAGAGACAGTCAATGAGGCGGTTATCACAGTTCCGGCATACTTTAATGATGCTCAGCGTCAGGCTACGAAGGATGCGGGAAAAATCGCAGGCTTGGATGTAAAACGTATCATCAACGAGCCTACTGCGGCAGCTCTGGCTTATGGATTGGACAATGAAAAAGAACAGAAGATCATGGTTTACGACTTGGGCGGCGGTACCTTCGACGTATCTATCATTGAGATCGGAGATGGAGTTATTGAGGTATTGTCCACAGCAGGAAATAACCGTCTGGGCGGTGATGACTTTGACCAGAAGGTGACAGATTACATGCTGGCAGAGTTTAAGAAAAATGAGGGAGTGGACCTTTCTGCGGATAAGATGGCGCTTCAGAGATTGAAAGAGGCGGCTGAGAAGGCGAAAAAAGAGCTCTCTTCTGCAACTACCACGAACATCAATCTGCCATTTATCACAGCTACAGCAGAGGGACCAAAACATTTCGATATGAATTTGAGCAGAGCTAAATTTGATGAGCTGACTCATGATTTGGTTGAGAAAACTGCGGAGCCAGTAAGACGTGCGCTATCTGACGCGGGGATTACGGCATCAGAGCTTGGCCAGGTACTGTTGGTAGGTGGTTCCACAAGAATTCCGGCAGTACAGGATAAAGTACGCCAGTTGACAGGAAAAGAGCCGAGTAAAACATTGAATCCGGATGAATGTGTGGCGTTGGGAGCTTCTGTTCAGGGAGGTAAATTGGCAGGAGACACCGGTGCAGGTGATATCCTTCTTCTGGATGTGACTCCTTTGTCACTGTCTATTGAGACCATGGGAGGAATTGCGACACGTCTGATCGAGAGAAATACGACGATTCCTACAAAGAAGAGTCAGATCTTCTCCACAGCTGCAGATAACCAGACAGCAGTAGACATCAACGTAGTGCAAGGTGAGAGACAGTTTGCAAGGGATAATAAATCTTTAGGACAGTTCCGTCTGGATGGCATTCCGCCAGCAAGACGTGGTGTTCCTCAGATTGAAGTAACCTTTGACATTGATGCCAATGGTATTGTGAACGTGTCCGCGAAGGATTTGGGTACTGGAAAAGAGCAGCATATCACGATCACAGCAGGCTCCAATATGTCTGATGAGGACATTGAAAAAGCAGTAAAAGAAGCAGCGGAGTTTGAAGCTCAGGACAAGAAGAGAAAAGAGGCAATTGATGCGAGAAATGATGCGGACTCCATGGTATTCCAGACGGAGAAAGCTTTAGAGGAAGCAGGAGATAAATTGGATGCCAGTGACAAGGCAGCGGTCGAGGCAGATTTGAATGCTCTGAAAGACCTGTTGAACCAGTCCAAGCCGGAGGAGACCACAGAGGCTCAGGTAGCAGAGATTAAGGCAGCTCAAGAGAAATTGATGCAGGGTGCACAGAAACTGTTTGCAAAGATGTATGAGCAGACCCAGCAGGCAGGCGGTCCGAACCCGGATATGGGTGGAAATGCCGGAAATGCAGGCGGTGATGAGGCAGGCTACGGCGATGACGTGGTAGATGCAGATTACAAAGAAGTGTAA
- a CDS encoding glycoside hydrolase domain-containing protein: MEHFLKNYVSHLEDKGWFDRVILAMDERSEEEMEAALNLIESIWDKEGKALKTGGYVGNFYPQLRERLFVVTPHISNICDKPIPFSLFRTVAGERRSQGKLTDLYGMIADCPGIFSMSDPGEVAWTIWYVAFYGTNGSVKWAYDAWCEKPLEDNAHPYFEVGDMLLIYPGM; the protein is encoded by the coding sequence ATGGAGCATTTTTTAAAGAATTACGTGAGCCATCTGGAAGACAAAGGGTGGTTTGACCGGGTAATCCTCGCCATGGATGAGAGAAGTGAGGAGGAAATGGAAGCGGCGCTAAACTTGATTGAAAGTATATGGGATAAAGAAGGAAAAGCCTTGAAGACAGGAGGTTATGTTGGAAACTTCTATCCACAGTTACGGGAACGTCTCTTCGTGGTAACGCCTCATATTTCTAATATCTGTGATAAGCCGATTCCGTTCTCTCTTTTTCGGACTGTGGCAGGCGAACGGAGAAGTCAAGGAAAACTTACAGATCTGTATGGTATGATTGCGGACTGCCCTGGGATTTTTTCTATGAGTGACCCGGGCGAGGTGGCATGGACGATCTGGTATGTTGCATTTTATGGAACGAATGGTTCCGTAAAATGGGCTTATGACGCTTGGTGTGAAAAGCCTTTGGAGGATAATGCGCATCCCTATTTTGAGGTAGGAGATATGCTTCTTATTTATCCGGGAATGTAG